A section of the Pedobacter sp. HDW13 genome encodes:
- a CDS encoding TetR/AcrR family transcriptional regulator produces MNKAERTRRFIIEKSATIINKKGMAATSLSDIMEATKLTKGGIYGNFENKDEICKESFFYLTTTLANSLDRAVAQGRTAKEKLFNLIEAYKSIKSDEGGCPLLNFGTEADDTNDSIKEYVKKGIRSAQKRIFNIVSDGVEDGELSTDMNAKNFSIKTFAMIEGAILCSKVLETNEQMNIIMDSIKADFESYLV; encoded by the coding sequence ATGAATAAAGCAGAGCGCACCAGAAGATTTATTATAGAAAAATCAGCCACCATTATCAACAAGAAGGGAATGGCTGCAACTTCGCTAAGCGATATTATGGAGGCGACTAAATTAACTAAAGGTGGCATTTACGGAAACTTCGAAAACAAGGACGAGATTTGTAAAGAATCTTTCTTTTATTTAACCACCACGCTGGCCAATTCGCTGGATAGGGCCGTGGCGCAGGGAAGAACGGCAAAAGAGAAACTTTTTAACCTGATTGAAGCCTATAAAAGTATTAAAAGTGATGAGGGAGGATGTCCCTTGCTAAATTTTGGCACCGAAGCCGATGACACCAACGACAGCATTAAAGAATACGTAAAAAAAGGAATCCGTTCAGCGCAAAAAAGGATTTTCAATATTGTGAGCGATGGTGTAGAAGATGGAGAACTAAGTACAGATATGAACGCCAAAAACTTTAGTATCAAAACATTCGCCATGATTGAAGGTGCCATTTTATGTAGTAAAGTACTGGAAACCAATGAGCAAATGAACATCATTATGGATAGCATCAAAGCTGATTTTGAATCATACCTAGTTTAA
- a CDS encoding ABC transporter permease codes for MMFRHLFKLIWNKRKQNFLFLSEILVSFIVIFAVFSFLTYYYQNYSKPLGFAYKKVWSISYDNGLLTKDRDSLSIFYDNLYNSLKAMPQIEEVSYSGSNFPYANSTMTTGLHLNGKRFGYVNNYVIGADYKKVWNITLIAGRWFLPEDAVTKNKNLIINETLKKQMFGEGNAIGKLIGDYEDKEKMKVIGVVQDIKANGDFWPAGNAMFSRLDTGYLRNNHNILVKVRDGADATFESQLYKIMTNTMKNSVEIQHLSEMRDAKNEVTIIPMVIFIIIAGFLIINVALGLFGVLWYNINKRKSEIGLRRAIGASGSSVSYQLVMEAMILATMSLIIGCFFAIQFPLLSVFNIPASVYIVAMLLSILFIYLLVFACSLYPGKQAAGIHPAIALHEE; via the coding sequence ATGATGTTCAGACATTTATTTAAATTAATATGGAACAAACGGAAACAGAATTTCCTGTTCCTCTCCGAAATACTCGTTTCCTTTATTGTGATATTCGCGGTATTTTCTTTCCTTACCTATTATTACCAGAATTACAGCAAACCACTGGGCTTTGCCTATAAAAAAGTATGGTCAATCAGTTACGATAACGGCTTGTTAACTAAAGACCGCGATTCGCTCAGCATCTTTTACGATAATTTGTATAACTCGCTAAAGGCTATGCCCCAGATTGAAGAGGTAAGCTATTCTGGTTCAAATTTTCCATACGCTAACAGTACCATGACTACTGGATTGCATTTAAACGGGAAGCGTTTCGGTTATGTAAACAATTATGTAATAGGAGCAGATTATAAAAAGGTATGGAACATTACCCTGATTGCAGGCAGATGGTTTTTACCAGAAGATGCCGTAACCAAAAACAAAAACCTCATCATTAACGAAACACTGAAGAAGCAGATGTTTGGCGAGGGGAATGCCATAGGTAAACTCATTGGCGATTACGAAGATAAAGAGAAAATGAAAGTGATTGGTGTGGTACAGGATATCAAAGCAAACGGCGATTTCTGGCCAGCTGGCAATGCTATGTTTAGCCGCTTAGATACCGGATACTTACGAAATAACCACAACATCCTCGTTAAAGTGCGCGATGGTGCCGATGCTACTTTCGAAAGCCAACTGTATAAAATCATGACCAACACCATGAAAAATTCGGTTGAAATACAGCACCTGAGCGAAATGCGCGATGCTAAAAATGAAGTTACCATTATTCCGATGGTCATTTTTATCATCATTGCTGGTTTTCTCATTATCAATGTGGCATTGGGCTTATTCGGTGTGCTATGGTACAATATCAATAAGCGAAAAAGCGAAATCGGCCTGAGACGTGCCATAGGGGCTAGTGGCAGTTCCGTATCGTATCAATTGGTGATGGAGGCCATGATTTTGGCTACCATGTCGTTGATAATAGGCTGCTTTTTTGCCATTCAGTTTCCTTTGCTCAGCGTTTTCAATATTCCGGCAAGTGTGTATATCGTGGCCATGCTGCTGTCCATTTTGTTTATTTATCTGCTGGTTTTTGCCTGCTCATTGTATCCCGGCAAACAAGCTGCAGGTATTCATCCTGCTATTGCATTGCATGAAGAATAA
- a CDS encoding sigma-54 dependent transcriptional regulator → MILIVDDDIAVRTSLSLLLKSAGNEVLIADEVVKAFEIIRTQSPELIILDLNFSIDTSGKEGMELLKKIRNFDAAVPIILITGWASIELAVQGMKLGANDFINKPWDNDYVLQSVKTLLQLNQQQPLSRTRKELDKKYNFKQIIGEDTGLLNILETIGRVAGTNASVLITGESGTGKELIAEAIHENSMRAAKPFVKVNLGGISASLFESEMFGHVRGAFTDARFDRVGRFEMANKGTIFLDEIGDLETASQVKLLRVLQDRTYEVLGSSRTKTVDARVVCATNKNLNEMVNAGFFREDLLYRINLITIHLPALRERATDIPLLVNFFINNMKEIYNRPDLTVSGAAMRWLQRLPLPGNIRQLKNLVERTVLISRNEELGPEDFKAQLNLSPLKNEQVKLPGVGTMTLDQMEAEMVKQAMNFHKNRITKAAASLGITRNALYRRLEKYQIPFNETED, encoded by the coding sequence ATGATATTAATTGTTGATGATGATATTGCGGTAAGAACTTCGCTTTCGTTGCTGTTAAAAAGTGCAGGAAATGAAGTGCTTATCGCAGATGAAGTGGTTAAGGCTTTTGAAATTATTAGAACGCAAAGTCCCGAACTCATTATCCTTGACCTGAACTTTTCGATCGATACCTCTGGAAAAGAAGGGATGGAACTGCTTAAAAAAATCAGAAATTTTGATGCAGCGGTTCCAATCATCCTGATTACGGGCTGGGCAAGCATCGAACTGGCAGTACAGGGAATGAAGCTTGGCGCAAACGATTTTATCAATAAGCCCTGGGATAACGATTATGTGCTCCAGTCGGTAAAAACCCTGCTTCAGCTCAACCAGCAACAGCCACTATCGCGTACACGCAAGGAGCTGGATAAAAAATACAATTTTAAACAAATTATTGGCGAAGATACAGGCCTGCTGAATATTTTAGAAACCATTGGTCGTGTAGCCGGAACCAACGCTTCGGTTTTGATTACCGGCGAGAGCGGTACCGGAAAGGAATTGATTGCAGAGGCCATACACGAAAATAGTATGCGTGCTGCAAAGCCTTTTGTTAAGGTAAATCTGGGTGGTATTTCTGCCTCATTATTCGAAAGTGAAATGTTTGGTCATGTGCGAGGAGCTTTTACTGATGCCCGCTTTGATAGGGTAGGCCGCTTTGAAATGGCCAATAAAGGAACCATTTTCTTAGATGAAATCGGCGATCTGGAAACGGCAAGTCAGGTAAAGTTATTACGCGTACTGCAAGATAGAACTTACGAGGTTTTAGGTAGCAGCCGTACCAAAACCGTTGATGCCCGTGTAGTTTGCGCCACCAATAAAAACCTGAACGAAATGGTGAACGCAGGCTTTTTCAGGGAAGACCTTTTGTACCGTATTAATTTAATTACCATTCATTTGCCTGCGCTTAGGGAACGCGCTACAGATATCCCCTTGCTGGTAAATTTCTTTATCAATAACATGAAAGAAATTTATAACCGCCCCGATTTAACGGTTTCAGGGGCGGCCATGCGCTGGCTGCAGCGGTTGCCTTTGCCTGGCAATATCCGCCAGTTAAAAAACCTGGTCGAAAGAACGGTTTTAATTAGCAGAAACGAAGAATTGGGCCCAGAGGATTTCAAAGCCCAGTTAAATTTATCGCCATTAAAAAACGAACAGGTAAAACTTCCGGGGGTGGGCACCATGACTCTCGACCAAATGGAGGCAGAAATGGTTAAACAAGCCATGAATTTCCATAAAAACAGGATTACCAAAGCCGCTGCATCGCTGGGCATTACCCGAAATGCACTTTATCGTCGCCTGGAAAAATATCAAATTCCGTTTAATGAAACTGAAGACTAA
- a CDS encoding PAS domain-containing sensor histidine kinase, with amino-acid sequence MKLKTKYILFLVILHLICLVMSFFIFQDNKVVFMLTEVFIIISVLISLNLYKQLILPLTYLRQGISAIKDQDFNVKFLFTGKKEVDELVDVYNRMIDELRKERTRQQEQHFFLEKLIQTSPTGIIVLDFDGQIKQINPKATAVLQVNPGLLSNHIQDMDTGTARTIRMDGLHTFKIQKSRFMDRGFERIFVMMEEVTAEIFEAEKNVYSKVIRMMAHEVNNTVGPVNSIMNTALAQQHLWLNEADDQLKSALKIAVDRNQNLNMFMRNFADLVKIPMAKKAQIDIVGLLKSVSELMFFQANEKQVSFKFNLPDQPYLIMADVEQMEQALINIIKNAIEAIENGGFILFTIDVNKKTLEITDSGKGVAKENIGQLFSPFFSTKKDGQGIGLTLVREILLNHGFEFSLKTFGEKDTRFTIRLM; translated from the coding sequence ATGAAACTGAAGACTAAATACATCCTGTTTCTGGTTATCCTGCACCTAATTTGCCTGGTCATGAGCTTTTTTATCTTTCAGGATAATAAGGTTGTTTTCATGCTTACAGAGGTTTTTATCATCATTTCGGTATTAATTTCGCTCAATCTCTACAAGCAGCTTATCCTGCCGCTTACTTATTTAAGACAGGGTATTTCAGCCATAAAAGACCAGGATTTTAACGTCAAATTTTTATTTACAGGCAAAAAAGAGGTAGATGAACTGGTGGATGTGTATAACCGCATGATAGATGAATTGCGGAAAGAACGCACTAGACAACAGGAACAGCATTTTTTTCTTGAAAAACTTATCCAGACTTCACCAACAGGCATTATTGTGCTTGATTTTGATGGACAGATTAAGCAGATTAACCCCAAAGCCACAGCGGTGTTGCAGGTTAATCCAGGCTTGTTATCGAATCATATTCAGGATATGGACACCGGAACTGCCAGAACGATCCGTATGGATGGTTTACATACCTTTAAGATTCAAAAATCGAGGTTTATGGACCGGGGTTTTGAGCGTATTTTTGTAATGATGGAGGAAGTTACCGCTGAAATTTTTGAGGCCGAAAAAAATGTTTACAGTAAGGTTATCCGCATGATGGCGCACGAAGTAAACAACACCGTTGGTCCGGTAAATTCCATCATGAACACTGCTTTGGCTCAACAGCATTTATGGCTAAACGAAGCCGACGACCAGTTGAAGAGCGCACTTAAAATTGCAGTCGACAGGAACCAGAACCTGAATATGTTTATGCGCAATTTTGCCGATCTGGTTAAAATACCCATGGCCAAAAAAGCACAGATTGATATCGTAGGCCTACTTAAATCGGTTTCCGAACTCATGTTTTTTCAGGCAAATGAAAAACAGGTCAGCTTTAAATTCAACCTCCCTGATCAACCATACCTGATCATGGCCGATGTAGAACAAATGGAGCAAGCGTTGATTAACATTATAAAAAATGCAATTGAAGCAATTGAAAACGGTGGATTTATTTTGTTTACTATCGATGTAAATAAGAAGACACTTGAAATTACGGATTCGGGCAAGGGCGTAGCCAAGGAAAATATCGGACAATTGTTTAGCCCGTTTTTTAGCACCAAAAAAGACGGACAGGGCATAGGTTTAACCCTCGTAAGGGAAATTCTGCTAAACCACGGCTTCGAATTCTCATTAAAAACCTTCGGCGAAAAAGATACCCGCTTTACCATCAGGTTGATGTAG
- a CDS encoding efflux RND transporter periplasmic adaptor subunit has protein sequence MDTLIAEEVLAKKKQKKYLIAGIILLVIIACIWWVRFYFKPALTLADITTAKVEVGIIENTINATGEVLPEFEEVLTSPINASIKKVLMDAGNKVTKGQSILTLDKSVSQTDYDKLQFQMESKQNEIRKLKLDLEKSFYDIKSNNSIKRLRISNLTDGVSSAKRLLKAGGGTKEDVERAELELKVAELEKLQLENEIRSKQQTMKIEIREAEIALAIQRNDLDALKRRLDLADLIATRPGVITWVNKNIGSAVHEGDALVRIADLSGFKVAGSMSDNLLDKIHNNMTAIIRIGDTQLRGSIVNISPAVNNAIVSFDIQLNQKDSKVLRPNQKVDVFLVTATRNGVLRMANGPAFNGTDLQEIFVLKNGIAERRTVKTGLSNFDYVEILSGLKAGDEVITSDMGEYKNVKTVTISN, from the coding sequence ATGGACACACTCATTGCCGAAGAAGTTTTAGCGAAAAAGAAGCAGAAAAAATACCTGATTGCCGGTATCATCCTGCTGGTAATTATAGCTTGCATTTGGTGGGTTAGGTTTTATTTTAAACCTGCTTTAACCCTTGCCGATATTACTACAGCAAAGGTAGAAGTTGGTATCATCGAAAATACCATTAACGCTACCGGTGAGGTACTGCCCGAATTTGAAGAAGTTTTAACCAGTCCGATTAATGCATCGATTAAAAAAGTTTTAATGGATGCCGGTAATAAGGTTACCAAAGGCCAGTCGATTTTAACCCTCGATAAATCTGTGAGTCAGACAGATTATGATAAACTTCAGTTCCAGATGGAATCGAAACAAAACGAGATCCGCAAGCTGAAACTCGATCTCGAGAAAAGTTTTTACGATATCAAATCCAATAATAGCATCAAGCGATTGCGGATCAGCAATCTTACCGATGGAGTTTCTTCGGCCAAAAGATTGCTTAAAGCAGGAGGTGGTACAAAAGAAGATGTAGAACGTGCCGAACTGGAACTTAAAGTTGCCGAACTCGAAAAGTTACAGCTCGAAAATGAAATCAGGAGCAAACAGCAAACGATGAAAATTGAGATCAGGGAGGCAGAAATCGCTTTGGCTATTCAACGAAATGACCTCGATGCGTTGAAACGCAGGCTCGATCTGGCCGATTTAATTGCCACAAGACCGGGTGTAATTACCTGGGTAAATAAAAATATTGGATCAGCAGTGCACGAAGGCGATGCATTGGTTCGCATTGCCGATTTAAGTGGTTTTAAGGTTGCTGGTAGTATGTCTGATAATTTATTGGATAAAATCCACAACAACATGACGGCTATTATTCGCATAGGCGATACGCAGTTAAGGGGCTCAATTGTCAATATTTCACCTGCAGTAAACAATGCAATTGTTTCGTTCGATATCCAGCTGAACCAAAAAGATAGCAAGGTGTTAAGACCAAACCAAAAAGTAGATGTTTTTTTGGTTACAGCTACACGTAATGGTGTTTTGAGGATGGCCAATGGTCCGGCATTTAACGGCACCGACCTGCAGGAAATTTTTGTGCTCAAAAATGGTATTGCCGAACGCAGAACCGTTAAAACAGGACTGAGTAACTTCGATTATGTAGAAATTTTAAGTGGTTTAAAAGCTGGTGACGAAGTAATTACTTCAGATATGGGCGAGTACAAAAATGTTAAAACAGTAACCATTAGCAATTAA
- a CDS encoding ABC transporter permease produces the protein MLKNYFKIAIAVLKRRKFFTFISLFGISFTLTILMVTTAFMDKVLSPDYPDLKRERSLYVGSMEYKNTKEGWMNRSDVSFYFFKHYVSTLKTVDKMAISSNPKASNAYVNNKKIVIAYKYTNADYWNVLEYRFLEGKPFSQKEIDNADKVAVISEETRKDYFGDVTHVVGQYISADNINYRVIGVVANVSKTVNSLSGDMYLPYTVSTENYNKPDLMGPYNAVLLAKSKADVPKMQKEFQQMMRRVPVPKDFDKVYSNADPFFASMTRRIAGDGANNGTTRVVSIMSIFVLLFLLLPTINLVNINVTRIMERSSEIGVRKAFGASSKTLVYQFIVENMILTFLGGLIGFVLSLLAIYLINGANIISNMRLSMNFTVLFYSFIACIFFGLISGVYPAWRMSKLNVVKALKAQ, from the coding sequence ATGTTAAAAAACTACTTTAAAATCGCCATAGCTGTACTCAAAAGGAGGAAATTTTTCACCTTCATCAGCTTATTCGGAATCAGTTTTACGCTAACTATTTTAATGGTTACTACTGCATTTATGGATAAAGTTTTAAGTCCCGATTATCCCGATTTGAAACGCGAACGCTCGCTCTATGTGGGTAGCATGGAATATAAAAATACCAAAGAAGGCTGGATGAACCGTAGCGACGTATCTTTTTACTTTTTCAAACATTATGTTTCAACCTTGAAAACAGTAGATAAAATGGCGATTTCATCTAATCCCAAAGCATCAAACGCTTACGTAAACAATAAAAAGATAGTTATTGCCTATAAATACACCAATGCCGATTACTGGAATGTACTCGAATATCGCTTTTTGGAAGGTAAACCCTTTTCACAAAAGGAAATCGATAATGCTGATAAGGTAGCCGTTATTTCGGAAGAAACCCGAAAGGACTATTTTGGCGATGTAACCCATGTGGTGGGACAGTATATATCGGCTGATAACATTAATTATCGAGTAATTGGCGTAGTGGCCAATGTATCTAAAACGGTGAACAGCTTAAGCGGCGATATGTATCTGCCATACACCGTATCGACTGAAAATTACAATAAACCCGATTTAATGGGACCATATAACGCGGTATTGCTCGCCAAAAGCAAAGCTGATGTGCCTAAAATGCAAAAGGAATTTCAACAAATGATGCGCAGGGTACCAGTACCCAAAGATTTTGATAAGGTGTACAGCAACGCAGATCCCTTTTTTGCTTCAATGACCCGGAGGATAGCAGGCGATGGTGCAAATAACGGTACGACCAGGGTGGTTTCCATCATGAGTATTTTTGTATTGCTCTTTTTGTTGTTGCCAACCATTAACCTGGTAAACATTAACGTTACCCGCATTATGGAACGTTCATCAGAAATTGGTGTGCGTAAGGCTTTTGGGGCTTCTTCTAAAACCCTTGTTTACCAGTTTATCGTCGAAAATATGATCCTGACTTTTTTAGGTGGCCTGATTGGTTTTGTACTTTCATTGCTGGCTATTTACCTCATCAACGGTGCAAATATCATTTCAAACATGCGCCTCAGCATGAATTTTACCGTATTGTTTTACAGTTTTATTGCCTGCATATTTTTTGGTTTAATTTCTGGCGTTTACCCTGCCTGGAGAATGTCGAAACTTAATGTAGTTAAAGCACTTAAAGCGCAATAA
- a CDS encoding TetR family transcriptional regulator, which produces MGRKSLKETRQLEIIKVFYQVAKKEGYENSSIAKIAKVMDINPSLIIHYFKTKEDLSYALIDYILERYLLIYTIKDKGEPKLEDLQKTVEMLFSKKWNLLFDDGLFYTFYALAFREKKIKAKYKLILDSLRKGLADMIEVCNAKGLTSIKNPQTTADLIFVLVDGAYFYLSLESDKKAYTERLGYYKHKAYQILGIEQLSLVGALSAG; this is translated from the coding sequence ATGGGAAGGAAAAGCCTAAAAGAGACAAGGCAACTGGAAATCATCAAAGTATTTTATCAAGTTGCCAAAAAGGAAGGCTACGAAAATAGCTCTATAGCCAAAATTGCCAAAGTAATGGATATTAACCCAAGTTTAATTATTCATTATTTTAAAACTAAAGAAGACCTCAGTTATGCGCTGATCGACTATATTTTGGAACGATATTTACTTATTTACACCATTAAAGATAAAGGCGAACCGAAACTGGAAGACCTCCAGAAAACGGTAGAAATGTTGTTTTCTAAAAAATGGAACCTGCTTTTTGATGATGGGTTGTTTTATACTTTTTACGCGCTGGCTTTTAGGGAGAAAAAGATCAAAGCGAAATATAAATTAATACTGGACTCGTTGCGCAAAGGATTGGCAGATATGATTGAGGTTTGTAATGCAAAAGGATTAACCTCAATTAAAAATCCGCAAACTACGGCAGATCTGATTTTCGTACTGGTAGATGGGGCATACTTTTACCTCTCGTTGGAAAGCGATAAGAAAGCCTATACCGAAAGGCTTGGCTATTATAAACATAAGGCTTATCAGATTTTGGGGATAGAACAGTTAAGCCTCGTTGGTGCGCTTTCTGCTGGTTAA
- a CDS encoding ABC transporter ATP-binding protein — protein MIRLKNIEKVYRTDTVETLAINGINLDIARGEFLSIMGPSGCGKSTLLNIMGLLDEPSKGNIQIDSQDISSYSDQKLARFRNEKLGFIFQSYHLINDLQVLDNVELPLLYRNSSAKERKKLATAALEKVGLSNRLKHFPTQLSGGQRQRVAIARAIVGNPQIILADEPTGNLDSAMGNEIMDILINLNQNEGTTIVMVTHDENMAHKTHRLVRLFDGSQVQ, from the coding sequence ATGATACGCTTAAAGAACATCGAAAAAGTTTACCGCACTGATACGGTAGAAACGCTGGCCATAAATGGCATTAACCTCGACATTGCCAGGGGCGAGTTTCTATCCATTATGGGGCCTTCTGGTTGTGGTAAAAGTACTTTGCTCAATATTATGGGCTTGCTTGATGAACCTTCAAAAGGCAATATACAGATCGATAGTCAGGATATCAGCAGTTATTCAGATCAGAAACTGGCCCGGTTCCGTAACGAAAAACTGGGTTTCATTTTTCAAAGCTACCACCTCATTAACGATTTACAAGTGCTTGATAATGTAGAATTACCCTTGTTGTACCGCAACTCATCAGCTAAAGAGCGGAAAAAACTGGCTACTGCAGCTTTAGAAAAGGTAGGGTTGAGCAATCGTTTAAAACATTTTCCTACGCAGCTTTCCGGTGGTCAGCGGCAGCGTGTTGCCATTGCCAGAGCAATTGTAGGTAATCCGCAAATTATTTTGGCCGATGAGCCTACAGGTAACTTAGATAGTGCTATGGGGAATGAGATTATGGATATCCTGATTAACCTCAATCAGAACGAGGGTACTACCATTGTGATGGTTACGCATGATGAAAATATGGCACACAAAACACATCGTTTGGTTCGCCTTTTCGATGGTTCTCAGGTTCAATAA
- a CDS encoding TolC family protein — protein sequence MTKKFLMMPLLWWIGFGVFAFPKNDTLRLTLPQVVAMAKANSIAAKQAITVKETKYWEWRTFKSNYQPQLALEGVLPGYTKTYTQVQQPNGSILFQPVHYDNSSLTLNFSQSIAATGGTIYGTTQLQRFDDFDRKNVLYNGIPYGLGYTQPLLQFNALRWDKKIEPLKFNESKQAFIETQEKISVTVTEYFFDLLLGQVNLDIAELNYANTQRILTIADTKFELGKISKNEILQLQLEVLNAQKAVGTAKRDVEIATLNLRSYTGIEGDDRIKLNMPAVVAQMSVASEKVLSEAYENRSDAIAFVRRLAEARRDVARAKGENGLKATLRANLGYSNAATNAFDVYRSPKNQQSVELQLSIPVMDWGRSKSRTKTAQANEQFTIYAVEQDKQTFKQQIVTQVTLFNMMKEQIQLTDKAEKIAAEKYKIAGERYVLGNLSITDLSIAFQENDRAKRDYVSSLRDFWAAYYQLRYLSLYDFEQNKKITY from the coding sequence ATGACAAAGAAGTTTTTAATGATGCCTTTGTTGTGGTGGATCGGTTTCGGGGTTTTTGCCTTCCCTAAAAACGATACGCTAAGGTTAACCTTGCCCCAGGTGGTAGCGATGGCTAAAGCCAATTCCATTGCTGCCAAGCAGGCCATTACGGTTAAAGAAACCAAATATTGGGAGTGGCGCACATTTAAATCCAATTACCAGCCTCAGCTAGCCTTAGAAGGTGTATTGCCTGGCTATACCAAAACCTATACCCAGGTGCAGCAGCCCAACGGAAGCATTCTTTTTCAGCCTGTACACTACGATAATTCATCGCTTACTTTAAATTTTAGCCAAAGTATTGCAGCAACCGGTGGTACCATTTACGGCACTACACAATTGCAGCGTTTCGATGATTTCGACCGTAAAAACGTGCTTTACAATGGTATTCCGTACGGTTTGGGCTATACGCAACCCTTGTTGCAGTTTAATGCTTTAAGGTGGGACAAAAAAATTGAACCCCTGAAGTTTAACGAAAGCAAGCAGGCTTTTATAGAAACCCAGGAGAAAATATCGGTTACCGTAACCGAATACTTTTTCGATTTGCTTTTGGGGCAGGTTAACCTCGATATTGCCGAACTGAATTACGCCAATACCCAGAGAATTTTAACCATTGCAGATACCAAATTTGAACTGGGTAAAATTTCTAAAAATGAAATCTTACAGCTGCAATTAGAAGTTTTGAATGCCCAAAAGGCGGTAGGTACAGCCAAGCGCGATGTAGAAATTGCAACATTGAACCTAAGAAGTTACACCGGCATTGAGGGCGATGACCGGATCAAACTGAATATGCCGGCCGTGGTTGCGCAAATGAGTGTAGCTTCAGAAAAGGTACTGAGCGAGGCTTACGAAAACCGCTCGGATGCCATTGCATTTGTACGCAGGTTGGCCGAAGCCAGGAGGGATGTAGCTAGGGCCAAAGGCGAAAATGGCTTGAAAGCCACTTTGAGAGCTAATTTGGGTTATTCAAATGCGGCAACAAATGCCTTTGATGTGTATCGTTCGCCCAAAAACCAGCAATCTGTAGAGTTGCAGCTTTCTATTCCGGTAATGGATTGGGGCAGGTCTAAATCGCGCACCAAAACTGCACAGGCCAATGAGCAATTTACCATTTATGCCGTTGAGCAGGATAAGCAAACCTTTAAGCAGCAGATTGTTACACAGGTTACCCTTTTTAATATGATGAAAGAGCAAATACAACTGACGGATAAAGCCGAAAAAATTGCTGCAGAAAAATACAAAATAGCCGGTGAGCGCTACGTATTGGGAAATTTGAGTATTACCGATCTCAGCATTGCTTTCCAGGAAAACGACCGTGCCAAACGCGATTACGTTTCTTCTCTGCGCGATTTCTGGGCCGCATATTACCAACTGCGCTATTTATCCCTTTACGATTTTGAGCAAAATAAAAAAATCACCTATTAA
- a CDS encoding DUF2461 domain-containing protein, translating into MKNKSAEVTTIPASSIEFLTQLKANNTREWFNDHKEEFIAQQTYIEEFASALLGVLNLTDVIETQSGKKSLYRIYRDTRFSKDKTPYKSHWSGSFKRASKQRRGGYYFHIEAGNSFVAGGFWAPSPADIKLIREDIAFDGTPLRKIIGSKEFVANFGTLKGEQLATAPKGFAKNDPEIDLLRYKQFLLVRKFDDEEVLDPGFLQHAGQTFAAMRPFFDYMSAVLTGDANGETE; encoded by the coding sequence ATGAAGAATAAGAGCGCTGAAGTAACTACGATACCGGCATCAAGTATCGAATTTCTTACTCAATTAAAGGCAAATAATACCAGAGAATGGTTTAACGACCATAAAGAAGAGTTTATAGCACAACAAACTTATATTGAAGAATTTGCATCTGCACTTTTGGGTGTACTGAATTTAACTGATGTAATTGAAACCCAAAGCGGCAAAAAGAGCTTGTACCGGATTTACCGCGATACCCGTTTCTCTAAAGACAAAACCCCCTACAAATCGCATTGGAGTGGCAGTTTTAAACGTGCATCGAAACAGAGGAGAGGTGGCTATTATTTTCATATCGAGGCAGGCAACAGTTTTGTGGCAGGCGGATTCTGGGCACCCTCGCCGGCAGATATCAAGCTGATTAGAGAAGATATTGCCTTTGACGGGACGCCTTTGAGGAAAATTATAGGCAGCAAAGAATTTGTAGCTAATTTTGGTACACTAAAAGGCGAGCAATTGGCTACAGCGCCAAAAGGTTTTGCTAAAAATGATCCCGAAATTGATTTGTTACGCTACAAACAGTTTTTGCTGGTCCGGAAATTTGATGATGAGGAAGTGCTTGATCCAGGTTTTTTGCAGCATGCAGGACAAACCTTCGCAGCCATGCGACCGTTTTTTGATTACATGAGCGCAGTACTAACGGGCGATGCCAATGGCGAAACGGAATAA